A window of Ignavibacterium sp. contains these coding sequences:
- a CDS encoding deoxyribodipyrimidine photo-lyase, whose protein sequence is MVNEKRVRLLQKGNETPGPIVYWMSRDQRVHDNWALIFSQQLALERQKPLLVLFNLVPNFLEATIRQYGFMLKGIEQLEVELKKYKIPFVLSLGNPEKEIPDFLKRINAAILVSDFDPLRIKRIWKRDVAKKISIPFYEVDAHNIVPCLYVSNKVEFGAYTIRPKIHKALPEFLDEFPKLKVMKNHELNYESIDWSKAEKSLNINLDVKEIDWLIPGEANAQKVLKDFLENIFDNYAEDRNDPNKNALSNLSPYLHFGQISAQRIALTVEQFYGNHPSAQSFLEELIVRRELSDNFCYFNPKYDSFDGFPDWAKNTLNEHRKDKREFVYSLEDFEQAKTHEDLWNAAQLEMVKTGKMHGYMRMYWAKKILEWSKSPEDALKIAIYLNDKYELDGRDPNGYVGCAWSVGGVHDRAWTERPVFGKIRYMNLNGAKRKFDVDSYIKKFIS, encoded by the coding sequence ATGGTTAACGAAAAAAGAGTTCGGCTACTTCAAAAAGGAAATGAAACTCCCGGTCCGATTGTTTATTGGATGAGCAGAGATCAGCGAGTTCACGATAACTGGGCTTTAATATTTTCTCAGCAACTCGCATTAGAGAGACAAAAACCACTCCTAGTTTTATTTAATCTCGTTCCGAATTTTCTGGAAGCAACAATCAGACAGTATGGTTTTATGCTGAAAGGAATTGAGCAATTAGAAGTGGAACTAAAGAAGTACAAAATTCCTTTCGTCCTTTCACTCGGAAATCCTGAAAAAGAAATTCCTGATTTTCTGAAAAGGATAAATGCAGCAATTCTGGTTAGTGACTTTGACCCTCTAAGGATCAAAAGAATCTGGAAACGGGATGTTGCTAAAAAAATTTCCATACCTTTTTATGAAGTTGATGCTCATAATATCGTTCCTTGTCTTTATGTTTCGAATAAAGTTGAGTTTGGTGCTTACACAATTAGACCGAAAATTCACAAAGCACTTCCGGAATTTCTTGATGAATTTCCCAAGCTGAAGGTTATGAAAAATCACGAATTAAATTATGAATCTATTGATTGGTCTAAAGCAGAGAAATCTCTGAATATAAATCTTGATGTAAAAGAAATTGACTGGCTAATACCGGGAGAAGCAAATGCTCAGAAAGTATTGAAAGATTTTCTGGAAAACATATTCGATAATTATGCAGAAGATAGAAACGATCCAAATAAAAATGCTTTATCTAATCTTTCACCATACTTGCATTTTGGACAAATCTCAGCACAAAGAATTGCGCTAACAGTAGAACAATTTTATGGAAATCATCCTTCTGCACAATCCTTTCTTGAAGAACTAATTGTAAGAAGAGAATTATCTGATAATTTTTGTTACTTCAATCCAAAATACGATTCATTTGATGGATTTCCCGATTGGGCAAAGAACACACTTAATGAGCACAGAAAAGATAAAAGAGAATTTGTTTATTCGCTTGAAGATTTTGAGCAAGCAAAAACTCACGAAGATTTATGGAATGCTGCTCAACTTGAAATGGTAAAAACCGGAAAGATGCACGGTTATATGAGAATGTACTGGGCAAAAAAAATTCTTGAATGGAGTAAATCACCAGAGGATGCATTAAAGATTGCAATTTATCTTAATGATAAATATGAGCTTGATGGCAGAGATCCGAATGGCTATGTTGGTTGTGCCTGGTCAGTTGGTGGAGTTCATGATCGTGCTTGGACAGAAAGACCAGTTTTTGGTAAAATCAGATATATGAATCTAAACGGTGCAAAAAGGAAATTTGATGTTGATTCGTATATAAAAAAATTTATCAGCTAA
- a CDS encoding ATP-binding protein has translation MKNYSQKLQLKLTIEFAIFFIIVSAVIYVFTTDKFETDLKEKFEYKASIFANYLEQNPQFFWTDSIDNKELLQRLAELNNAEYLVIENSRGKLIDAINLDVAEKYLYIRSDVEGGISADKQIYRIAKQLYPTKILAGKFYAGFKASEQISKLERIKLLTALFSLTVLLTGIIITYILSLLSFRPILAIIEALDRTIKGNYTVKIKYEGKNELGLLVDKINDVLDELQKKAENNEKLDQKITDVLRERLSEVGAEISEQEYAKRILKKSEEQFKLLFENAPIGMVIISSEGRIMSINKSFCDTLDYDNEELLGVPIKYLFEKDEIPFYIIKNSKNESVIRISDINSEKKLIKKDGKEINVIVKSVGVEDENGDIDHYIMQLLDITAIKRAQQELIKALERAEQSDKLKTAFLAQMSHEIRTPLNVILTSIPLFEDLIPEGDDEMKVILDSVKSAGKRLHRTIDMILNMSSVQSGNYKPHYESFSLSDDLKKLTEEFRSLSEDKGLTLNFTNLAGSTFITADRYTVNQIFQNLIGNAIKYTQKGFIDVILREQPNKKLKVEVRDTGIGMSKEYLQNIFTPFSQEHSGHKREYEGNGLGLALVKKYAEINHAEIHVESEKGKGSVFSVVFDREIDLSVLKNLDNTKEVEKK, from the coding sequence ATGAAAAATTACTCACAAAAACTGCAGTTAAAACTCACCATTGAATTTGCAATCTTTTTCATAATCGTATCAGCCGTAATTTATGTTTTTACTACCGATAAATTTGAAACCGACCTCAAAGAAAAGTTTGAATATAAAGCTTCTATTTTCGCAAACTACTTAGAACAAAATCCTCAATTCTTTTGGACTGACTCAATTGATAATAAAGAACTTTTACAAAGATTAGCCGAGCTCAATAATGCTGAGTACCTTGTAATTGAAAACAGTCGAGGAAAACTTATTGATGCAATAAATCTTGATGTGGCAGAAAAATATCTTTACATAAGATCAGATGTAGAAGGTGGAATCTCTGCAGATAAACAGATTTATAGAATTGCTAAACAACTCTATCCGACAAAAATTCTTGCTGGTAAATTTTATGCAGGGTTTAAGGCATCAGAACAGATATCGAAGTTAGAAAGAATAAAACTTTTAACTGCACTTTTCAGCTTAACCGTTTTGCTGACTGGAATAATAATTACTTATATCCTCAGTTTACTTTCATTCAGACCAATTCTTGCAATTATTGAAGCTTTAGACCGAACTATAAAGGGTAACTATACGGTAAAAATTAAGTATGAAGGTAAGAATGAATTAGGATTGCTTGTTGACAAAATAAATGATGTTCTTGATGAGTTACAGAAAAAAGCTGAGAACAATGAAAAACTTGATCAGAAAATAACTGATGTTCTTCGGGAAAGATTATCTGAAGTTGGAGCGGAAATTTCCGAACAGGAATATGCAAAACGAATATTGAAGAAGAGTGAAGAGCAATTCAAACTTCTTTTTGAAAATGCACCAATTGGAATGGTTATCATATCGTCTGAAGGAAGAATAATGAGCATTAATAAATCCTTCTGTGATACTCTGGATTATGATAACGAAGAATTGCTTGGTGTGCCAATCAAATACCTTTTTGAAAAAGATGAAATTCCATTTTACATAATAAAGAATAGTAAGAATGAAAGTGTAATCAGAATTTCTGATATCAATTCTGAAAAGAAATTGATTAAAAAAGATGGTAAAGAAATAAATGTAATAGTGAAATCCGTTGGTGTAGAAGATGAGAATGGTGATATTGACCATTATATAATGCAGTTGCTTGATATAACTGCAATTAAACGTGCTCAGCAGGAATTGATTAAAGCTCTCGAAAGAGCAGAGCAGTCTGATAAACTCAAAACTGCTTTTCTTGCTCAGATGTCACACGAAATCAGAACACCATTAAATGTAATCTTAACTTCAATTCCACTGTTTGAAGATTTAATTCCCGAGGGTGACGATGAAATGAAAGTAATCCTTGACTCAGTTAAAAGTGCCGGCAAGAGATTACATAGAACTATTGATATGATTTTGAATATGTCTTCTGTCCAAAGTGGTAATTATAAACCTCATTACGAAAGTTTCAGTTTATCTGATGATCTGAAGAAATTAACAGAAGAGTTCCGTTCATTAAGTGAAGACAAAGGACTTACACTTAACTTCACAAATCTTGCAGGTAGTACTTTTATTACTGCTGACAGATATACAGTAAATCAGATTTTCCAGAATCTTATTGGTAATGCAATCAAATACACACAAAAAGGATTTATTGATGTAATATTAAGAGAGCAGCCAAATAAAAAACTTAAAGTTGAAGTACGTGATACCGGAATCGGAATGAGTAAGGAATATCTCCAAAATATTTTCACTCCATTTTCTCAGGAGCATTCCGGCCATAAGAGAGAATATGAAGGCAATGGACTTGGTTTGGCTTTAGTTAAAAAATATGCAGAAATAAATCATGCGGAAATTCATGTTGAAAGTGAAAAGGGTAAAGGTTCTGTATTTTCTGTTGTATTCGATAGAGAAATTGATTTATCAGTCCTGAAAAATCTAGATAATACAAAAGAGGTTGAAAAGAAATAG